In Schizosaccharomyces osmophilus chromosome 2, complete sequence, the following proteins share a genomic window:
- the ani2 gene encoding CENP-A amino terminus domain (NTD) isomerase Ani2 has product MSMERTIYSVKIDKERVPLFDEDFYQGFRSEMTVQFTMAALDPAVKSNEPVTVKVITRLQHSDDEEDEGEEKEDEEEQFVLCTLKKGVIYQQPIDLVFSPGEEVYFEKTGGATVYLSGSCTVTNVPEDADSDMDDYEDEDDDDFIFNDDRLSEDEDFDSGASEDENEDEEGGARIEEINSDDEQPEEKQESSEKKDSQAGKKQEKADSKKRPSEESRETEEKEKKLKSEKPAKTYAKKTLEGNVIVQDKVIGNGPAAKKGKRVTVRYIGRLKNGKVFDKNISGKPFSFNLGLEEVIRGWDLGVAGMQVGGERTLNIPSLMAYGAKRLPGIPANSDLAFDVKLLAVN; this is encoded by the coding sequence atgagTATGGAAAGAACTATTTACAGCGTAAAAATTGATAAAGAGCGCGTCCCTCTTTTTGACGAAGATTTTTACCAAGGATTTCGCAGCGAAATGACCGTTCAATTCACCATGGCTGCTCTGGACCCCGCAGTAAAGTCCAATGAGCCTGTTACTGTCAAGGTGATTACTCGTCTTCAGCATTCTGATgatgaggaagatgaaggtgaagaaaaggaggatgaagaagaacaatTTGTTCTTTGCACCCTCAAGAAGGGAGTCATTTATCAACAACCAATTGATCTGGTATTTTCTCCTGGTGAAGAGGtgtattttgaaaagaccGGTGGTGCTACCGTCTATTTAAGCGGTTCTTGCACAGTTACCAATGTCCCTGAAGACGCTGACAGCGACATGGACGAttatgaagatgaagatgacgATGATTTTATCTTTAATGACGACCGTTTGAGTGAAGACGAAGATTTTGATTCAGGTGCTTCTGaggatgaaaatgaagacgaagaaggTGGTGCTCgcattgaagaaataaatagcGATGATGAGCAACCTGAAGAGAAGCAAGAATCatctgaaaagaaagacagTCAAGCtggaaaaaagcaagaaaaagccGACTCTAAAAAGCGTCCTTCAGAAGAATCCCGcgaaacagaagaaaaggagaaaaagcTAAAGTCAGAGAAGCCTGCAAAGACTTACGCCAAGAAAACTTTAGAAGGAAACGTAATCGTTCAGGACAAGGTGATTGGCAATGGACCTGCCGccaagaaaggaaagcGTGTCACCGTGCGCTACATAGGTCGTTTAAAAAATGGCAAGGTATTCGATAAAAACATTAGTGGtaaacctttttctttcaatttggGTTTGGAAGAAGTGATCAGAGGTTGGGACCTTGGTGTTGCCGGTATGCAAGTTGGTGGTGAACGTACTTTGAATATTCCTTCACTTATGGCTTATGGAGCTAAACGTCTCCCTGGAATTCCTGCCAACTCAGATTTGGCTTTCGATGTGAAACTTTTGGCTGTCAATTAA